One region of Cyanobium sp. M30B3 genomic DNA includes:
- a CDS encoding 3-deoxy-7-phosphoheptulonate synthase: MHATTSDLHVVETRPLVPPAVLHRDLPLSGRAASTVQQARQAIQAILHGRDQRLLVIVGPCSVHDVAAAQEYAAFIAEARERHRAELEVVMRVYFEKPRTTVGWKGLINDPHLDGSYDINTGLRRARGLLLHVAEMGLPAATELLDPVVPQYIADLISWTAIGARTTESQTHREMASGLSMPIGFKNGTDGSVGTAINAVEAASRPHHFLGINREGYASIITTTGNPDGHLVLRGGKQGSNYHPEAIEQAASDLAAAGLPCRLMVDCSHGNSNKDYRRQADVAEQVAQQVAAGSRHVMGVMLESHLVAGNQKISADLNQLTYGQSVTDACIDTATTAEVLEGLAAAVRSSTAAAVMA; this comes from the coding sequence ATGCACGCCACCACCAGCGACCTCCATGTGGTGGAAACCAGGCCGCTGGTGCCGCCGGCGGTGCTGCACCGGGACCTGCCCCTCAGTGGCCGGGCCGCCAGCACGGTGCAGCAGGCTCGCCAGGCGATCCAGGCGATCCTGCATGGCCGCGACCAGCGGCTGCTGGTGATTGTCGGCCCCTGTTCGGTGCACGACGTGGCAGCGGCCCAGGAGTACGCCGCCTTCATCGCCGAGGCCAGAGAGCGCCACCGCGCCGAGCTGGAGGTGGTGATGCGCGTGTATTTCGAGAAACCGCGCACCACCGTGGGCTGGAAGGGGCTGATCAACGATCCCCACCTCGATGGCAGCTACGACATCAACACCGGCCTGCGCCGCGCCCGCGGGCTGCTGCTGCACGTGGCGGAGATGGGGCTGCCCGCCGCCACGGAACTGCTCGATCCGGTGGTGCCCCAGTACATCGCTGACCTGATCAGCTGGACGGCCATCGGCGCCCGCACCACCGAGAGCCAGACCCACCGGGAGATGGCCTCGGGCCTATCGATGCCGATCGGCTTCAAGAACGGCACCGACGGCAGCGTGGGCACCGCCATCAACGCTGTGGAGGCGGCGTCCCGTCCCCACCACTTCCTGGGCATCAACCGGGAGGGCTATGCCTCGATCATCACCACCACCGGCAATCCGGATGGCCATCTGGTGCTGCGGGGCGGCAAGCAGGGCAGCAACTACCATCCCGAGGCGATCGAACAGGCGGCCAGCGACCTGGCGGCGGCGGGGCTGCCCTGCCGGCTGATGGTGGACTGCAGCCACGGCAACTCCAACAAGGACTACCGGCGCCAGGCCGACGTGGCCGAACAGGTGGCGCAGCAGGTGGCAGCCGGCTCCCGCCACGTGATGGGGGTGATGCTGGAGAGCCACCTGGTGGCCGGCAACCAGAAGATCAGCGCCGACCTCAACCAACTCACCTATGGCCAGAGCGTCACCGATGCCTGCATCGACACGGCCACCACGGCCGAGGTGCTCGAGGGCCTGGCGGCGGCGGTGCGCAGCAGCACGGCCGCTGCGGTGATGGCCTGA
- a CDS encoding dolichol kinase, producing the protein MGVAAVAAWLALLAAAAMAVRRRWNGEGSEGQREWSRKLVHIGSGAVVLIAWIFAIDRRIAIPAAATITLLAALNHRLRVLPAVEDVGRASYGTVAYGASITLLLWQFWPGQPATVAAGVLVMALGDGLAGLVGPLWPSASWQVLGQRRSLLGTATMAAASLLVLAGLSLAVGGPTWPQLLAIAAAATLLEQLAVGGIDNLSVPLGVAWLWQQCSGIG; encoded by the coding sequence ATCGGCGTCGCCGCCGTGGCTGCCTGGCTTGCCCTGCTGGCCGCTGCCGCCATGGCGGTGCGGCGACGCTGGAACGGCGAGGGAAGTGAGGGCCAGCGGGAATGGAGCCGCAAGCTGGTGCACATCGGCAGCGGTGCCGTGGTGCTGATCGCCTGGATCTTTGCCATCGACCGCCGGATCGCCATCCCGGCGGCGGCCACCATCACCCTGCTGGCGGCCCTGAACCACCGGCTGCGGGTGCTGCCGGCCGTGGAGGACGTGGGCCGCGCCAGCTACGGCACCGTGGCCTATGGCGCCTCGATCACCCTGCTGCTCTGGCAGTTCTGGCCCGGCCAGCCGGCCACGGTGGCCGCCGGGGTACTGGTGATGGCGCTGGGTGATGGCCTGGCCGGCCTGGTGGGGCCGCTGTGGCCGTCGGCCAGCTGGCAGGTGCTGGGCCAGAGGCGCTCCCTCCTGGGCACCGCCACCATGGCCGCTGCCAGCCTGCTCGTGCTGGCGGGCCTGAGCCTGGCGGTGGGAGGGCCCACCTGGCCCCAGCTGCTGGCAATCGCCGCGGCGGCCACCCTGCTGGAGCAGCTGGCCGTGGGCGGCATCGACAACCTCAGCGTGCCGCTGGGGGTGGCCTGGCTCTGGCAGCAGTGCAGCGGGATCGGCTGA